One window of Perca fluviatilis chromosome 12, GENO_Pfluv_1.0, whole genome shotgun sequence genomic DNA carries:
- the LOC120569458 gene encoding olfactory receptor 51L1-like has translation MNSTNSLNPLYFQFTLFADFGPLRYLFFSLCLLLYMTVVSANIVIILTVCLEKSLHQPMYIFICCLSVNSLYGSAGFFPRFLIDILSDTHLISRPLCFIQIYVIYSYASCEQTILSIMAYDRFAAICHPLHYHSKMTFKMVTHLVTFAVLYPAFGVGFMLYLTLRLPLCGNKLHRIFCSNWPVVQLSCVDTTLNNIVGQSLVITIIFIPLFFVLYTYLRILLVCRRSSSEFRGKALQTCLPHIVTFMTYSFSLFCELSLTRFEADKMNPIITVVLSLEYLMIPPINNPLVYGLSLPQIKGVIFRFFKKIPAAKM, from the coding sequence ATGAACAGCACCAACAGCCTGAATCCTTTGTATTTTCAGTTCACTCTGTTTGCAGACTTTGGGCCCCTCAGATATCTGTTCTTCAGTCTGTGTCTGTTGCTCTACATGACTGTTGTCTCTGCTAACATTGTCATTATTCTGACAGTCTGTCTGGAGAAGTCTCTACATCAGCCCATGTATATTTttatctgctgtctgtctgttaactCTCTGTACGGCTCAGCCGGCTTCTTCCCCAGGTTTCTGATAGACATTCTGTCTGACACTCATTTGATCTCACGTCCATTATGTTTCATTCAGATATATGTTATTTACAGCTATGCATCATGTGAGCAGACTATTCTGAGCATCATGGCCTATGATAGATTTGCTGCTATTTGCCATCCTTTACATTATCACAgtaaaatgacatttaagatGGTAACACATCTTGTGACTTTTGCCGTGCTCTACCCTGCATTTGGTGTGGGTTTCATGCTGTATCTTACTCTCCGATTACCGTTGTGTGGCAATAAACTGCACAGAATTTTCTGTTCCAACTGGCCTGTGGTTCAGCTCTCCTGTGTGGACACAACTCTGAACAACATAGTAGGTCAGTCTCTTGTGATAACAATCATCTTCATCCCCCTGTTCTTTGTCCTGTACACCTATCTACGTATTCTGCTTGTTTGCAGGAGAAGCTCGTCTGAATTCAGAGGAAAGGCGTTACAGACCTGCCTGCCTCACATCGTGACATTCATGAcctattctttctctctcttctgtgaGCTGTCATTGACTCGATTTGAGGCTGATAAAATGAATCCTATCATCACAGTTGTTTTATCTTTAGAGTATTTGATGATCCCCCCCATTAATAACCCTCTAGTTTACGGCCTGAGTCTGCCTCAAATCAAAGGAgtgatatttagattttttaagaAGATTCCTGCtgcaaaaatgtaa